Proteins encoded within one genomic window of Vicinamibacterales bacterium:
- a CDS encoding lytic transglycosylase domain-containing protein, whose protein sequence is MGQTLRRALWTAGVVLLAWQATGGVCAAELVFLSSGRTLSVRSHRLDGPSIVLTLRTGGEITCESALVERIAPDEVPYPAPETTVPALGTEALLPVPYAEVIDRAAAREGIDPRLVRAVIQVESAYQPRARSRKGAMGLMQLMPDTAQRYAVENPYDPGANIEAGTKHLKTLLARFDLSLALAAYNAGEAAVERFRGIPPYPETQNYVRQVLGLLGRLPAR, encoded by the coding sequence ATGGGACAGACCCTCCGGCGAGCACTCTGGACGGCGGGCGTCGTCCTGCTGGCGTGGCAGGCGACCGGAGGCGTGTGCGCGGCCGAACTGGTCTTCCTCTCGAGCGGCCGGACGCTGTCTGTCCGCTCGCATCGCCTTGATGGTCCGTCGATCGTGCTGACGCTCAGGACGGGCGGGGAGATCACATGCGAGTCCGCGCTGGTTGAGCGGATTGCCCCCGACGAAGTGCCGTATCCAGCGCCGGAGACAACGGTGCCGGCGCTCGGTACGGAGGCGTTGCTCCCAGTACCCTACGCGGAGGTCATCGACAGAGCGGCCGCTCGCGAGGGGATTGATCCCAGACTCGTACGGGCGGTCATCCAGGTGGAATCGGCCTATCAGCCCAGGGCGCGTTCCCGGAAGGGGGCCATGGGCCTGATGCAACTCATGCCGGATACGGCGCAGCGCTACGCCGTGGAGAATCCGTACGATCCTGGTGCGAACATCGAGGCCGGCACCAAGCATCTGAAGACGCTGCTCGCACGATTCGATCTTTCGCTGGCCCTGGCGGCGTACAACGCCGGCGAGGCAGCCGTCGAACGCTTCCGTGGCATCCCGCCCTATCCAGAAACGCAAAACTACGTGCGCCAGGTGCTTGGCCTCCTCGGTCGCCTCCCCGCGCGCTAG